Proteins from a single region of Leptolyngbyaceae cyanobacterium:
- a CDS encoding DUF2330 domain-containing protein, translating to MKLKQILITLLITCVAIICVTPSAWAFCGFYVAKADTKLYNKASQVIIARDSNRTILTMANDYQGDVKDFALVVPVPVVLQPEQVRVGDSKIIERLDAFSAPRLVEYFDEDPCDDNRYLGGGGTRSAQMPEAAPAGRNRREDNALGVTVEARFSVGEYDILILSARESNGLQTWLNRNGYKIPAGANQLLQPYIRQNMKFFVAKVNLAAFQKSGYQLLRPLQMAYESPRFMLPIRLGMINASAEQDLIVYVLSPQGQAEVTNYRTVQVPSNTEIPVFVKNQFGDFYKSMFATSYTREDKKVAFLEYAWDMGSCDPCAAEVLNQEELKKAGVFWLDSQRGNNVFITRLHVRYTRDKFPEDLMFQETSNRQLFQGRYILRHPFQGDLSCPAGQQYARSLASRFEKEAQTLAKLTGWNINDIRRKLPVTQTQTRPFWRNIWN from the coding sequence ATGAAATTAAAGCAGATTTTGATAACTTTATTGATAACCTGCGTGGCAATTATTTGCGTTACACCTTCAGCTTGGGCATTTTGCGGTTTTTATGTCGCTAAAGCAGATACTAAACTTTATAACAAAGCCTCGCAAGTGATTATCGCCCGTGATAGCAACCGCACTATTTTAACAATGGCAAATGACTATCAAGGCGATGTGAAAGATTTTGCTTTAGTCGTGCCAGTTCCAGTAGTTTTACAACCAGAACAAGTGCGCGTTGGTGACTCCAAAATTATCGAACGATTAGACGCTTTTAGTGCGCCTCGATTAGTAGAATATTTCGATGAAGACCCTTGCGATGATAATCGATATTTAGGAGGTGGTGGAACTAGGTCTGCCCAAATGCCAGAAGCGGCACCAGCAGGCAGAAACAGAAGAGAAGATAATGCTTTAGGTGTAACTGTAGAAGCACGTTTTTCTGTCGGAGAATATGACATATTAATTCTCAGTGCTAGAGAATCTAACGGTTTACAAACATGGCTAAATCGCAACGGTTATAAAATTCCGGCGGGTGCTAATCAATTGCTGCAACCTTACATCCGGCAAAACATGAAATTCTTCGTTGCGAAAGTGAATTTAGCAGCATTTCAAAAATCTGGATATCAGTTATTGCGACCGCTACAAATGGCCTATGAATCGCCTCGCTTCATGTTACCAATTCGGTTAGGGATGATTAATGCTAGCGCAGAGCAAGACTTAATTGTTTATGTTTTATCACCGCAAGGACAAGCGGAAGTTACCAATTACCGGACAGTCCAAGTACCATCAAATACAGAAATACCGGTATTTGTGAAAAACCAATTTGGTGATTTCTACAAATCGATGTTTGCTACTTCTTACACTCGCGAAGATAAAAAAGTAGCTTTTTTAGAATATGCTTGGGATATGGGTAGCTGCGATCCTTGTGCGGCGGAAGTTTTAAATCAAGAAGAACTGAAAAAAGCTGGTGTCTTTTGGTTAGATTCTCAAAGGGGTAATAATGTTTTTATCACCCGCCTTCACGTCCGCTATACTCGTGACAAGTTTCCGGAAGATTTGATGTTCCAAGAAACTTCTAATCGTCAACTGTTTCAAGGTCGATATATTCTTCGCCATCCTTTTCAAGGTGATTTGAGTTGTCCAGCAGGTCAACAATATGCCAGGTCTTTGGCTAGTAGGTTTGAAAAGGAAGCTCAGACTTTAGCTAAGTTGACGGGATGGAATATTAATGATATTCGCCGCAAATTGCCTGTTACCCAAACTCAAACACGACCTTTTTGGAGAAATATTTGGAATTGA
- a CDS encoding RnfABCDGE type electron transport complex subunit D yields MKGVTVLKDIRDYQILFLSLFLVLGIGTRDWTLRPELILVTMVTCLTTQWLAENITSIWYYLKQNIFNHSEQFKSSLVKPQKPTSLRSAAITALSLCLLLRSDHYTTMILAASLAILSKFIFQIRHKHFFNPANFGIISVLVLTNDAWVSPGQWGEDWWYVMLFIGSGGMILKRIGRWDTTAAFLGAYAFLEAIRNIWLGWTWDVYFHKLMSGSLLLFALFMITDPRSIPNAKIGRLTWAICIALLTFILRNYFFISTAVFWSLFLLAPLTILFDYLWTAPRFSWLLFNGYLPIFNRKEQLITKNG; encoded by the coding sequence ATGAAAGGAGTAACAGTGCTAAAAGATATCCGAGACTATCAAATTTTATTTTTATCCTTGTTCCTAGTATTAGGTATAGGGACGAGAGATTGGACGTTAAGACCGGAATTAATTTTAGTAACGATGGTTACCTGCTTGACAACTCAATGGTTAGCAGAAAACATAACATCTATCTGGTACTACCTCAAACAAAACATCTTCAACCATTCCGAGCAATTCAAATCCAGTTTAGTAAAACCTCAAAAACCAACTTCCTTACGCAGTGCCGCCATCACCGCCTTAAGCCTTTGTCTGTTGTTGCGATCGGATCATTACACCACAATGATTTTAGCAGCATCTTTAGCAATCTTAAGTAAATTTATTTTTCAGATCCGCCACAAACATTTTTTCAACCCCGCCAACTTTGGCATTATTTCCGTGCTTGTTTTAACTAATGATGCGTGGGTATCTCCCGGACAATGGGGAGAAGATTGGTGGTATGTAATGTTATTTATTGGTAGTGGCGGAATGATATTAAAACGCATTGGCAGATGGGATACCACTGCCGCATTTTTAGGTGCATATGCTTTCTTAGAAGCGATTCGCAACATTTGGCTTGGTTGGACGTGGGATGTATATTTCCATAAATTAATGAGCGGTTCGTTATTGCTATTTGCCTTGTTTATGATTACAGACCCCCGCTCAATTCCCAACGCCAAAATAGGCAGATTAACCTGGGCAATTTGTATAGCACTACTCACCTTCATTTTGCGTAATTACTTCTTCATTTCCACCGCCGTTTTTTGGTCATTATTTTTGCTGGCACCATTAACTATCTTGTTTGATTATCTTTGGACAGCACCCAGATTTTCATGGTTGCTTTTCAATGGTTATTTACCCATCTTTAATCGAAAAGAGCAATTAATAACTAAGAATGGCTAA
- a CDS encoding gamma-glutamyl-gamma-aminobutyrate hydrolase family protein (Members of this family of hydrolases with an active site Cys residue belong to MEROPS family C26.), whose translation MKFHRPLIGITTSSQQQTGSFCLRREYVDAVRLAGGLPMLLPPGEPHPASILEWADGIIFSGGGDIDPANYHGASHPTIYNLDAERDRFELSLAQLALKTDIPILGICRGLEILVVATGGNLVTHLPEAFGEEIPHRQEQSCPCQHNVQITPGTRLSSTIGAGEASIISWHHQAASSITSSWQIAARASDGVIEALEHKDHPWAIALQWHPELAINDTRQQRIFRAFVTAAQQRKTTFAQKAG comes from the coding sequence ATGAAATTTCATCGACCCCTGATTGGCATTACCACTTCTAGTCAACAACAAACAGGCAGCTTTTGTCTGCGGCGAGAATACGTAGATGCAGTGAGGCTAGCAGGTGGCTTACCGATGTTGCTGCCGCCTGGGGAACCGCACCCAGCCAGTATTCTAGAATGGGCGGATGGGATTATTTTTTCAGGCGGGGGAGATATCGACCCCGCGAATTATCATGGTGCTTCTCACCCGACGATTTATAATTTGGATGCAGAGCGCGATCGCTTCGAGCTATCCCTAGCCCAGCTTGCTCTAAAAACGGATATCCCCATTTTAGGTATTTGTCGCGGATTAGAAATATTGGTAGTAGCCACTGGCGGCAATTTAGTCACTCATTTACCCGAAGCGTTTGGCGAAGAAATTCCCCATCGTCAAGAACAGAGTTGTCCCTGCCAACATAACGTGCAAATTACGCCCGGTACTCGCCTTTCGAGTACGATCGGTGCAGGAGAAGCCAGTATAATTTCTTGGCATCATCAAGCCGCTAGCAGCATTACCAGTAGTTGGCAAATTGCCGCACGAGCTTCCGATGGTGTCATAGAAGCATTAGAACACAAAGATCACCCTTGGGCGATCGCACTACAATGGCATCCAGAACTCGCCATCAATGATACCCGCCAGCAACGCATTTTCCGCGCTTTCGTCACTGCCGCACAGCAAAGGAAAACGACATTTGCTCAAAAAGCTGGTTAA
- a CDS encoding GTP cyclohydrolase II — MEREKPVTKHKHIVLTSHPGRSGQKPIPIHWGKSDPIERGPIIGTLANPTHRNAIGTHSGSYAVYRALAIASGSLQANHRPDFTNTSPVVRIGPHPSWSDPNKIISLDPFGAIVGEVFTPLFAEGYDIRPSIAITKAHINMPELLDSVSKGRLQIDGKIMKENGNLVVNKVAIDPVWYLPGIAKRLNVKESDLRRILFQQTGGMFPELVTRPDLHVFLPPIGGITVYLIGDVEAITDPNRLLAVRIHDECNGSDVFGSDICTCRPYLVHGIEVCIQTAQAGGAGVIVYFRKEGRALGEVTKFLVYNARKRQEGGDRADAYFARTECVAGVQDMRFQELMPDVLHWLGITRIDRLVSMSDMKYNAIVNSGIEVIERIPIPDDMIPADAQVEIAAKQAAGYYTPKEVPDATALAEIKGRSLAD; from the coding sequence ATGGAAAGGGAAAAACCAGTTACTAAGCATAAACATATAGTATTGACATCCCATCCTGGCAGATCCGGACAAAAACCAATTCCCATTCACTGGGGAAAAAGCGATCCAATCGAAAGGGGGCCAATAATTGGTACTTTAGCGAATCCAACTCACCGCAACGCGATCGGTACTCACTCTGGCTCTTATGCAGTATATCGCGCTTTGGCGATCGCATCTGGTTCACTACAAGCAAATCATCGCCCAGATTTTACAAATACCTCACCCGTAGTTCGCATTGGCCCACATCCCAGTTGGTCAGATCCCAATAAAATTATCTCCCTCGATCCTTTTGGTGCGATCGTCGGTGAAGTTTTCACACCTTTGTTTGCTGAAGGATACGATATTCGTCCGAGTATTGCGATTACCAAAGCTCATATTAATATGCCAGAACTGCTCGATAGCGTCAGTAAAGGGCGCTTGCAGATCGATGGTAAAATAATGAAAGAGAATGGCAATTTGGTAGTAAATAAAGTTGCGATCGATCCGGTTTGGTATTTGCCGGGAATTGCCAAGAGATTAAATGTAAAAGAAAGCGATTTACGGCGGATTCTATTTCAACAAACTGGTGGAATGTTCCCCGAACTAGTCACTCGCCCTGACTTGCACGTATTTTTACCCCCAATTGGTGGCATCACTGTTTATTTAATTGGCGATGTAGAAGCGATTACCGATCCGAATCGTTTACTAGCAGTTAGAATACATGATGAATGCAATGGATCAGATGTTTTCGGTTCCGATATTTGTACTTGTCGTCCTTATTTAGTACATGGCATCGAAGTTTGTATCCAAACTGCACAAGCAGGAGGCGCAGGCGTAATTGTATATTTCCGCAAAGAAGGACGGGCTTTAGGAGAAGTGACTAAGTTTTTGGTTTATAATGCTCGCAAACGTCAGGAAGGTGGCGATCGCGCTGATGCCTATTTTGCCAGAACTGAATGCGTAGCGGGAGTGCAGGATATGAGATTTCAAGAACTAATGCCAGATGTGTTGCATTGGTTGGGCATTACTCGGATCGATCGTTTGGTTTCAATGAGTGATATGAAGTATAACGCGATCGTCAATTCTGGGATTGAAGTAATCGAACGCATTCCGATTCCTGATGATATGATTCCGGCAGATGCTCAAGTGGAAATTGCTGCTAAACAAGCTGCTGGTTATTATACTCCAAAAGAAGTGCCTGATGCAACTGCGCTGGCGGAAATTAAGGGTAGGAGTTTGGCTGATTAG